The genomic region CCTTCGGCTTCCTTCAGACCCCACCGTTACCAGTGACGCCCTTGCCTACGGGTTGTCTTCCCGCTGGTTAGGTGACAGGGTTTCTTTCAACCCATCGGCTCGGCAGACATGCCGGGCGAACAAGAAAGGTCCTGCTTCACGCAGAACCCATGGCATTGACTTCGGATGAAAGTGTAACATATATTTCTATCATTACTGCCCCGATAATTGTAGATGGCGACGTAGTTGGAGCCGTAATACTTGCGGCTAACAACCCCGATGTAAAGATGAGTGAACTAGAGCTTAAGATGGCTGAAACAGCAGCAGGGTTTCTAGGAAAACAAATAGAAACATAAAATATTAGGCAACCACTCCTGGCCAAGGTGGTTGCCTTAAATATTTTATGGTAAGTTTATTTTTTCTTTTGCCTTTACAAGCGAAACGATGATATCATTTACTGGTGTGCTTACACCATGTTTCTTTCCCATTTCTACAACGGCGCCGTTTAACGCGTCAATTTCCGTCCTCCTGCCTCTTTGGATGTCCTGAAGCATGGACGGGTGATGTGAAGCGGTGGCTGGTATTAATTTATCATAAAAATCTTTTATATAGGCCTCTGGATCAGGCCACAAGGTCTCCTGCCCCATTTTATCCAGGAGAGAAAATATCTCCCTGACAATACTTTCCATCAACATCCTTGAGTGTTCCGCTTCCGCCAGCTTCCCGTAATTAACCTCAAGGATAGCTCCCATGGAATTCAAAGCTGAATTGTAAATTATTTTACCCCATATATACTTCATTACCTGTTTAGAAAACCTGGTGGGGATCCCCGCTTCCCTAAAAATACTTACAAACTTCTCCATTTTATAGCGGTCAATCAAGTTTTTCGGTGATCCTAGGATAACATCATCGGCGATGACCGTTACTTTCGACGTGCCTGGTCCGGTTGTTTCCGCGCCGAAAATTACCCTCCCAAGGATCAACCGGTCCTCAGGGATATGTTTGGCTGCTGCTTCTAAATTACCATAGCCGTTTTGGGCAAGAACGACATATGTGTCAGGTGACAGGACCCTGGCTATTTCCGCGGCTACCTCTTCCGTGTCATATGATTTAACTGTAGCTATAACAAGGTCGAAATTGGTTCCTCTGATTTTATCCACACCGGTTACTACTTCATCTAACATGGCATGGTGTTCGCCCCAGATTCCAGTAACCCGCACGCCCTTACTCCTAACTGCTTCCTGGACAGGCTTTCTCGAAAGGCCGATTACTCTGTGTCCTTCTTCCTTTAGGAAACACGCATAGACAGTGCCTAGGGCGCCAAGTCCAAAGATTAGTATATTCATCCTTGCTCTCCTCAAATTTAAGCAATCACCAATAAAACCATTATTTAGATGATTACTGAGTTCAAATTATATCACGGCTCTACGATTTCAGAGTAGTATTCCACGGTTAACCTAGAAATCCTTTTTTCAAAAATTAAAATAGCCCCGCCATAGAGGCGAGGCTGCCGGGATATAACATGATTATTGAGTTGTACCACTGCTTTCAGTGCTTGTTTGGGTCGTTTCGCTGTCTTCCCCTGAGTTATCGATAACCCTTTCCATTATTGTTGATATTTCCGCCCGTGTAATAGCGCTATTGGGATTAAATTTCCCATCAGGGTTTCCTAAGATAATACCTTGCTGATAAAGAGCCATAATATAACCGGCGTCTTCTTGCGAAATTAAGATTTTATCGTTAAAAGGCATGTCAGACGTATCTACCGGCTGCAGTTTTATTGCTTTGGCAATCATAACGGCTGCTTGAACCCTGCTGGCTTGGACACTGGAATGGAACCGGTTTAAATTAATTACACCGTTATAAACAGCCTCACAAACAGATACCTTTGCCCAATCCGGAACACCAACAAGGTCATTCTCGGTTAAATCATTCGCCTGTGGAACTTCATCATAATTAGAGATTCGCGCTGCCAGGGCAACAACTTCAACCTGTGTAATCGGGTCATCCGGACGGAACGTACCATCTCCATCTCCTTTAAAAACACCGATAGCCGACATCTTTAGAATGGCTGACTTTGCCCAATGATCTTCAATGTCCTTGAAATTATTCCCCAGTTCAAGATCTTTATCTTTAACCGCATTTAAATTATCCTTTAATTGACCTAAAGCCTTATTTTTTACGCTTATTTTCACGCTGGTTTTATCGCTTGCGGTACCGGCCTTATCGATTGTAACACTGCTTGCTTTATCACCTGCAACACTGGCATTATCACTTGCAACGCTTGCTTTATCTGCCCCTTTGTTAGCCACACCCCCTGGTTTAGCCCAGGATACTCCCGCGGATAATACTACTACCAGTAATAGTGTGACGATAAAAAATAACTTTTTCAACGCAATTTCCCCCTTTATTTTAGTCTTACTTAATTATACGTGTAAAATAGTATTTTTAGCGGGTAATATAGTACTATTTTCCACCATGACTTTAGACCCAATTTAATATATATAACGCCCTGGAATAAACCCAAGGCGTTATAGGAACCATAATCTGTTATTAAAGTTAATCTAACATTTTATTTACATTCTTGCTATAATAGTAGTAATATGAATAAAATTTAGTAAATAATTATTTTACACAAATTGGTTTGTTATATAACTGGTTATTTAAATCGATACGCAAGGGTGATTTTTCTGCATAAATACATCTTAAGTTTAACTATATTATTTTTAGCGTTGGCTTCCATAACTTACGGCGTGTGGCGAGGTGAAAATATCGAGGTATTGATGAAGGCAATTAACCTTTGTCTGGAGTGCATAGGCATTGGTTAGTATTAAACGGCGACTAGTTCAACTGGCGGCTGCCTTTGCATTTAACAGCCATGTGGCAGGTTTCTTCAGGGGTACGATATACCGGGGAAACTTAAAACAAGTCTGCCTGCCGGTATTAAACTGTTATTCCTGCCCGGGCGCCATAGGGTCTTGTCCGGTCGGCTCCCTGCAAGCGGTAGCTTCTTTAAGCACATTTTACTTTTCTTTTTATGTTACCGGTTTTCTGGCGCTGGTGGGAGTTTTTACAGGCAGGTTGGCCTGCGGCTGGTTGTGTCCATTCGGGTTAATTCAAGAACTGCTCTATAGAATTCCTTCACCCAAGTATTTATTGCCTGACTGGACTCGTTTTGTCAAATATTTTATATTAGTTATTCCTGTTCTTTTGCTGCCGCCCATGTTTGCCGGTGATATTAATCCGGGTACTCCTTTTTTCTGCAAGTGGCTTTGCCCCGCGGGAACGTTGGAAGCAGCTATCCCGCTTTCCGTCACAAACTCCGGCATCCGCGGCGCCCTGGGATGGCTTTTCACCTGGCGCATTTCCTGGCTAGCCGCTATACTGATCTTTGTTATTTTGATTAAACGTGGATTTTGCCTGGTTTTGTGTCCGCTTGGGGCATTTTATTCCTTGTTCAACGGCATCAGCTTTCTTAAAATAAGTCGTGACCCTGAACGCTGCAACACCTGCGGTAAATGCGCCGTTATATGCCCCCTCCGCCTGCCTGAACGTACCATGAACCACCCTGAATGCACGCGTTGTCTTAAATGCGTGCACAACTGCCCGACCGGGGCGCTAAAATGGAGATTACAAATAACGGAAGGATGTGCGTCTGTACATGTCAAGAATTAAGATGTTGATTGTTACATTCCTTGTCGGACTTCTTTTTATTTCCGGCTGCGGTAGGGAAGAGGCTAAACCGGCGCAGACCACACAAACTGATAATTCGCCGGTTCAAGAACAGCAACCTTCTCAGTCAAAGCTGGACACACCTGCCCAGCAGACACCTGAACAGAAATCCCAGCAGGGAGGTAATGTGAAAATTCAACAACTGCCGCAGCCGGAACAGAACACAAATAGCCAAAAGCCCGGGCAACCGCCCCAAAACGCGCCAGAAAAGGAGAAAATAAATTATTCTTTAACCGTTGGAGCCGCCTTCCCGTCATTCACACTCACTGATTTGAACGGCGGCGCAGTTAGTTCGAAAGATCTTTTTAACAATAGAATCACTTTAATTAATATTTGGAGCACTACCTGAGGACCGTGCGTCCAGGAGATGCCAACCCTGGAAGGGTTGAAAAAGAAATACGCCAAACAAGGTTTAAGCGTAATAGGTATCATCGTAGATTCCCGCAACACTGAAAGAGCCAGGCAGGTTATTGCCGCGAAAGAAGTAAACTATACTAATCTTTTGGATGACGGGAGATTCAGTGAAAAAATCAACGCTGTGCCACAAACTTTTATTGTGGACGGTAACGGTTTGATTGTCCAATCGATAACCGGTTCAAGAACTTTGCAGCAGTTCAGCCAAATTATCGATCAATGTATTTAGCCGATCTAATATAAAAACGCCGCGAGC from Pelotomaculum isophthalicicum JI harbors:
- a CDS encoding stage V sporulation T C-terminal domain-containing protein → MALTSDESVTYISIITAPIIVDGDVVGAVILAANNPDVKMSELELKMAETAAGFLGKQIET
- a CDS encoding ketopantoate reductase family protein, with amino-acid sequence MNILIFGLGALGTVYACFLKEEGHRVIGLSRKPVQEAVRSKGVRVTGIWGEHHAMLDEVVTGVDKIRGTNFDLVIATVKSYDTEEVAAEIARVLSPDTYVVLAQNGYGNLEAAAKHIPEDRLILGRVIFGAETTGPGTSKVTVIADDVILGSPKNLIDRYKMEKFVSIFREAGIPTRFSKQVMKYIWGKIIYNSALNSMGAILEVNYGKLAEAEHSRMLMESIVREIFSLLDKMGQETLWPDPEAYIKDFYDKLIPATASHHPSMLQDIQRGRRTEIDALNGAVVEMGKKHGVSTPVNDIIVSLVKAKEKINLP
- a CDS encoding S-layer homology domain-containing protein, which gives rise to MKKLFFIVTLLLVVVLSAGVSWAKPGGVANKGADKASVASDNASVAGDKASSVTIDKAGTASDKTSVKISVKNKALGQLKDNLNAVKDKDLELGNNFKDIEDHWAKSAILKMSAIGVFKGDGDGTFRPDDPITQVEVVALAARISNYDEVPQANDLTENDLVGVPDWAKVSVCEAVYNGVINLNRFHSSVQASRVQAAVMIAKAIKLQPVDTSDMPFNDKILISQEDAGYIMALYQQGIILGNPDGKFNPNSAITRAEISTIMERVIDNSGEDSETTQTSTESSGTTQ
- a CDS encoding CD1871A family CXXC motif-containing protein, whose protein sequence is MLFLALASITYGVWRGENIEVLMKAINLCLECIGIG
- a CDS encoding 4Fe-4S binding protein — encoded protein: MVSIKRRLVQLAAAFAFNSHVAGFFRGTIYRGNLKQVCLPVLNCYSCPGAIGSCPVGSLQAVASLSTFYFSFYVTGFLALVGVFTGRLACGWLCPFGLIQELLYRIPSPKYLLPDWTRFVKYFILVIPVLLLPPMFAGDINPGTPFFCKWLCPAGTLEAAIPLSVTNSGIRGALGWLFTWRISWLAAILIFVILIKRGFCLVLCPLGAFYSLFNGISFLKISRDPERCNTCGKCAVICPLRLPERTMNHPECTRCLKCVHNCPTGALKWRLQITEGCASVHVKN
- a CDS encoding TlpA family protein disulfide reductase, which translates into the protein MSRIKMLIVTFLVGLLFISGCGREEAKPAQTTQTDNSPVQEQQPSQSKLDTPAQQTPEQKSQQGGNVKIQQLPQPEQNTNSQKPGQPPQNAPEKEKINYSLTVGAAFPSFTLTDLNGGAVSSKDLFNNRITLINIWSTT